One Rhodothermales bacterium DNA segment encodes these proteins:
- a CDS encoding O-antigen ligase family protein, producing MLINDTMPLRPAMAGEMTRAIDPAQGDEVRLLVPEALVMTGVIALLYVAPVAAYLVFAGIAGYALLGARQTIQALTMLFLVSNLNPALFHLPPSVASLRWLVLFGAFGRVLWDGVLGRERWPAHLLFALGVYAASVAVLALSTSRIPVISFFKLVAFVLGTVTVLTSHYRTADHKAYWLSWYTTFFLCIIAASLLVFRFPAAFFGSGGGFRGILVHPQTLGPITAPMTAWMIGRYLFHETRTPIVLVSIVLGLLTIYFSEARTALAMLAGSIGLAMILSVVRRWNTPKRRVRRKASFIPLVLGVLFAGMLVMKWDGVVNRATMFFLKSDESSIYEEAESFHVRASMVQQQWENFLAHPVSGIGFGIPSTTDAWVRVQTGFLGIPTSFTTEKGFLPSAVLEETGLIGAILVLAFGFSLLRHLFRNNDYAVTAVMLSCLLVNIGEMAFFSFGAYGLYFWLLIAFSYSVIARRS from the coding sequence ATGTTGATAAACGACACGATGCCGTTGCGTCCGGCGATGGCCGGCGAGATGACGCGGGCGATCGATCCCGCGCAGGGGGATGAAGTCCGCCTGCTGGTGCCCGAGGCGCTGGTGATGACCGGGGTGATCGCGCTGCTTTATGTCGCGCCTGTAGCAGCCTATCTGGTTTTCGCCGGCATCGCCGGCTATGCGCTGCTCGGCGCTCGCCAGACGATTCAGGCGCTGACGATGCTTTTTCTCGTCTCGAACCTGAACCCGGCCCTCTTCCACCTCCCCCCGAGCGTGGCCTCGCTGCGATGGCTCGTCCTGTTCGGAGCCTTCGGTCGGGTGCTTTGGGACGGGGTGCTGGGCAGAGAAAGATGGCCGGCACACCTGCTCTTCGCGCTCGGGGTATATGCCGCCTCCGTCGCCGTGCTGGCCCTCTCGACCAGCCGAATACCCGTCATTTCCTTTTTCAAGCTGGTTGCCTTCGTATTGGGCACCGTCACCGTCCTTACGTCGCACTATCGCACGGCCGACCACAAAGCCTACTGGCTATCCTGGTACACGACGTTCTTCCTGTGCATCATCGCGGCGAGTCTGCTCGTGTTCCGGTTTCCGGCCGCCTTCTTCGGTAGTGGGGGCGGATTTCGGGGGATCCTCGTGCATCCGCAAACGCTCGGGCCGATCACCGCTCCGATGACGGCATGGATGATCGGACGATACCTGTTTCACGAAACCCGGACGCCCATCGTACTGGTTTCCATCGTTCTCGGCTTGTTGACCATCTATTTCAGCGAAGCGAGAACGGCGCTGGCGATGCTTGCCGGCAGCATCGGCCTTGCCATGATCCTGTCGGTGGTCCGTCGCTGGAACACCCCGAAACGCCGCGTCCGCCGAAAGGCATCTTTTATCCCCCTCGTACTGGGCGTGCTGTTTGCCGGCATGCTGGTCATGAAATGGGATGGCGTCGTCAACCGCGCTACGATGTTCTTCCTCAAATCGGACGAGTCGAGCATCTACGAGGAAGCCGAGTCGTTCCACGTCCGTGCCTCGATGGTGCAGCAGCAATGGGAAAACTTCCTGGCGCACCCGGTCTCGGGCATCGGCTTCGGGATTCCTTCGACGACCGACGCCTGGGTGCGCGTACAGACAGGCTTCCTGGGGATACCGACGAGTTTCACGACCGAGAAAGGGTTTCTGCCGAGCGCCGTACTCGAAGAGACCGGTCTCATCGGGGCCATTTTAGTCCTGGCATTCGGCTTTTCGCTTCTCAGACATCTCTTCAGAAACAATGACTATGCGGTGACGGCCGTCATGCTGTCCTGTTTGCTGGTCAACATCGGGGAGATGGCCTTCTTTTCGTTCGGAGCATACGGTCTTTATTTCTGGCTCCTGATCGCCTTCAGCTACAGCGTCATCGCTCGTCGGTCCTGA
- a CDS encoding glycosyltransferase, with protein sequence MRILHIMPSVARSFGGPTQSLVGYVDAARAVGLSTTVAAPACQEADRAWLEAQLPGTDIQLFPGMASGTFMASPALIGWMKAHAGAFDVVHVHGLLNLVSSLAARTAVSMRRPLVVRPFGTLSRYTFAHRRAWLKHGYFRTLDRPNLRRARGLHFTTGEERDEAEWHRLGLRGRSFVVPPPLALPPPVDADSGLDRGEDVVFLSRLHPKKNVEGLLRAWPHVLERAPAARLTIAGDGEPGYVSQLHALAASLGIADRVHFAGFVHGAAKTRLLDRSRLFVLPSFQENFGVAVLEAIAAGLPVVIAPAVQLASFVERHRLGRVVDPEPAGLAGAIAETLADRASQARCRQEGPRLVADTFSPEAVGQQLLTMYENVLDPRHA encoded by the coding sequence ATGCGCATCCTCCACATCATGCCCTCGGTAGCCCGATCATTCGGTGGGCCGACGCAGTCGCTGGTCGGTTATGTCGACGCAGCGCGAGCGGTGGGCCTCTCGACGACCGTCGCCGCGCCGGCCTGCCAGGAGGCGGACCGGGCCTGGCTGGAGGCCCAGCTTCCCGGGACCGACATACAACTCTTCCCCGGCATGGCGAGCGGAACGTTTATGGCGTCGCCGGCGCTCATCGGATGGATGAAAGCACATGCCGGCGCGTTCGACGTGGTGCACGTCCACGGCCTGCTGAACCTCGTGAGCAGCCTCGCGGCGCGAACGGCCGTGTCGATGCGCCGGCCGCTGGTCGTGCGCCCGTTCGGGACGCTCTCCCGCTACACCTTCGCGCACCGTCGCGCCTGGCTGAAGCACGGCTATTTTCGCACGCTGGATCGCCCAAACCTCCGGCGCGCGCGTGGGCTGCATTTCACGACCGGCGAAGAACGCGATGAGGCCGAGTGGCACCGGCTCGGACTGCGCGGGCGCAGCTTCGTGGTGCCGCCGCCGCTGGCGCTGCCGCCCCCCGTCGATGCGGATTCGGGGCTGGATCGGGGGGAGGATGTCGTGTTTCTCTCCCGGCTGCACCCCAAAAAAAACGTCGAGGGGCTGCTGCGCGCCTGGCCCCATGTGCTGGAGCGCGCGCCGGCGGCGCGCCTCACGATCGCCGGCGACGGCGAGCCCGGCTATGTGAGCCAGCTCCACGCCCTCGCCGCCTCGCTCGGGATCGCCGACCGCGTCCACTTCGCCGGCTTCGTGCACGGAGCGGCGAAAACGCGGCTGCTGGACCGCTCCCGGCTCTTCGTTCTCCCTTCATTCCAGGAAAATTTCGGCGTCGCCGTGCTGGAAGCGATCGCGGCGGGGCTTCCCGTCGTCATCGCACCTGCCGTGCAGCTCGCCTCGTTTGTCGAGCGGCACCGGCTCGGCCGCGTCGTCGACCCGGAGCCGGCGGGGCTCGCCGGCGCCATCGCGGAGACCCTGGCAGACCGCGCATCCCAGGCGCGCTGCCGGCAGGAGGGCCCGCGCCTCGTAGCCGACACCTTTTCGCCCGAGGCCGTCGGGCAACAACTCCTCACGATGTATGAAAACGTACTCGATCCCCGACACGCTTGA
- the asnB gene encoding asparagine synthase (glutamine-hydrolyzing) produces the protein MCGIAGIIGSGVHNPAQTIQRMTDSLAHRGPDDAGIFVDDRVALGQRRLSILDLSANGHQPMASHDDRYLIVFNGEIFNYRSIRAQLVDRGHVFRSDTDTEVILNAYSEWGRACLERLNGMFAFAIYDRARQSVFIARDRLGIKPLYVARTREGALLFSSEVRSLLKSGLVPPRLNRRILPLYLKYQTVPAPSTLLEDVEMLLPGHWIEVTPHGDETQPYWHLLGNADSEAGTHSPERARAEVRQRVIDSVERRLISDVPLGAFLSGGIDSSIIVGLMSRMSSGPVRTFTIAFDDPAFQDGMHAARMASQFKTDHTEISLTYMDILQQIPGALAAQDHPSGDGINTYIVSRAVKEAGLTVALSGLGGDELFAGYSLFGRIARQQRAKILWRVSPQPLRSGIAHALHAVSPSIATQKIGDLLVSDGSLPQVYPLGRQCFAPAQAARLLSETGVVQDPYTALLQDSFRADHSTRLFSRISFAEARTYMHDVLLRDTDQMSMANALEVRVPFLDHTLVEYAMGLSDEVKRPNGVPKRLLVEAFSDLLPASIINRPKQGFIMPFDQWMKGPLKTLCLDNLDVLANSPAFRAPVIHQYWDAFRAGKKELSWSRLWLLVSLGAWCKAHQAV, from the coding sequence ATGTGCGGCATCGCAGGCATCATCGGCTCCGGCGTTCATAACCCGGCGCAAACCATACAACGCATGACGGACAGCCTGGCCCATCGTGGGCCGGACGACGCCGGCATTTTTGTCGACGACCGTGTCGCGCTGGGACAGCGCCGGCTCAGCATCCTGGACCTTTCCGCCAATGGCCATCAGCCCATGGCGAGCCACGACGACCGGTATCTCATCGTGTTTAACGGCGAGATCTTCAACTACAGGTCGATCCGTGCCCAGCTGGTCGACCGGGGTCATGTCTTCCGATCGGACACCGACACCGAGGTCATCCTCAACGCCTACAGCGAATGGGGGCGCGCCTGCCTCGAACGCTTGAACGGGATGTTCGCGTTCGCGATCTACGACCGGGCGCGCCAGTCGGTGTTTATCGCCCGCGACCGGCTCGGCATCAAGCCGCTGTACGTGGCGCGCACCCGGGAAGGCGCGCTGCTCTTCAGTTCGGAGGTGCGCTCGCTGCTGAAAAGCGGGCTCGTGCCGCCCCGTCTGAACCGGCGGATCCTGCCGCTCTACCTGAAATACCAGACGGTGCCGGCGCCGAGCACCCTCCTCGAGGATGTCGAGATGCTGCTTCCCGGTCACTGGATCGAGGTAACGCCGCACGGCGACGAGACCCAGCCCTACTGGCACCTGCTCGGCAACGCCGACTCCGAGGCCGGCACACACTCCCCGGAGCGCGCGCGGGCCGAAGTGCGGCAGCGGGTGATCGACAGCGTCGAGCGCCGGCTCATCAGCGACGTCCCCCTCGGAGCCTTCCTGTCGGGCGGAATCGACTCCTCGATCATCGTCGGGCTCATGAGCCGCATGAGCAGCGGCCCTGTGCGCACCTTCACCATCGCGTTCGACGATCCGGCGTTTCAGGACGGCATGCACGCCGCCCGGATGGCCAGTCAGTTCAAGACCGACCACACCGAGATCTCGCTGACGTACATGGACATCCTGCAGCAGATCCCCGGCGCCCTCGCGGCGCAGGACCATCCGTCGGGCGACGGCATCAACACCTACATCGTCTCACGGGCCGTGAAGGAAGCCGGCCTGACCGTCGCGCTCTCCGGCCTGGGCGGCGACGAACTGTTCGCCGGATACAGCCTGTTCGGACGGATCGCGCGCCAGCAACGGGCGAAGATCCTCTGGCGCGTCTCCCCGCAACCGCTCCGCTCCGGCATCGCCCATGCGCTGCATGCCGTTTCGCCGTCGATCGCGACCCAGAAGATCGGCGACCTCCTCGTATCCGACGGCAGCCTGCCCCAGGTGTATCCGCTCGGCCGGCAGTGCTTCGCGCCGGCCCAGGCCGCGCGGCTCCTTTCCGAAACAGGCGTCGTCCAGGACCCCTACACCGCCCTGCTCCAGGACAGCTTCCGCGCCGACCACAGCACGCGGCTTTTTTCGCGGATCTCGTTCGCCGAGGCGCGGACCTACATGCACGACGTCCTGCTGCGCGACACCGACCAGATGAGCATGGCCAACGCGCTCGAAGTGCGCGTCCCGTTCCTCGACCACACGCTCGTCGAATACGCCATGGGCCTCTCCGACGAGGTCAAGCGCCCGAACGGGGTGCCCAAACGCCTGCTCGTCGAGGCGTTCTCCGATCTGCTGCCGGCGTCGATCATCAACCGGCCCAAACAAGGCTTCATCATGCCGTTCGACCAGTGGATGAAGGGTCCGCTCAAAACGCTGTGCCTGGACAACCTCGACGTCCTCGCCAACTCGCCGGCATTCCGCGCGCCCGTCATCCATCAATACTGGGATGCCTTCCGCGCCGGAAAAAAAGAGCTCTCGTGGAGCCGGCTGTGGCTGCTCGTCAGCCTCGGCGCCTGGTGCAAGGCCCATCAGGCGGTTTGA
- a CDS encoding glycosyltransferase family 4 protein — protein sequence MSTAQLDAPAARPASTQAPRIAVLFSELSGYMRACLAALRARHGAEVFVIHYPVASEAPFAEDADGWADAACPKGERTAAELFSLVEDFDPDGILMSGWIDRDYLQVARAFRRRGVKVVAGSDAPWRGTWRQRAATLAATRMLHASIDILWVAGERQRTFARRLGFRGNRCLSGYYACDWARFAGAYGHRDAAEPAFLFVGRYHPVKGVDELVDAYRRYRTLSPDPWPLVCAGTGPLQTRLSGVPGVIDRGFVQPDDLPRLMASASAFVLPSRHEPWGVAIHEAAAAGLPLICSTACGATTSLLQDGYNGFLVEAGDAGQLADRMLRMASMAPAARDAMGARSHELSRQFTPERWADTLLSALETHPQPVAGTP from the coding sequence ATGAGTACCGCCCAACTGGATGCGCCGGCCGCTCGGCCGGCGTCCACGCAGGCCCCCCGCATTGCCGTCCTTTTCTCCGAGCTTTCCGGCTACATGCGCGCCTGCCTCGCGGCGCTGCGCGCGCGCCACGGCGCGGAGGTGTTCGTCATCCACTATCCCGTCGCCAGCGAAGCCCCGTTCGCGGAAGATGCGGACGGCTGGGCCGACGCCGCGTGCCCAAAGGGCGAACGCACCGCCGCCGAGCTGTTCAGCTTGGTGGAGGACTTCGACCCCGACGGCATCCTGATGTCCGGCTGGATCGACCGCGACTACCTGCAGGTCGCGCGCGCCTTCCGGCGACGCGGCGTGAAGGTCGTCGCCGGCTCGGACGCGCCGTGGCGCGGCACCTGGCGGCAGCGCGCCGCCACCCTGGCCGCCACGCGGATGCTGCACGCCTCGATCGACATCCTGTGGGTGGCCGGCGAGCGGCAGCGCACCTTCGCGCGCCGGCTCGGCTTCCGCGGCAACCGGTGCCTCAGCGGGTACTACGCATGCGACTGGGCACGCTTTGCCGGAGCCTACGGGCACCGCGACGCGGCCGAGCCGGCGTTTCTTTTTGTCGGCCGCTATCACCCGGTCAAGGGCGTGGACGAACTCGTCGACGCCTACCGGCGCTACCGCACCCTGTCGCCCGATCCCTGGCCCCTCGTGTGCGCCGGCACGGGCCCGCTCCAGACCCGGCTTTCGGGCGTTCCCGGCGTGATCGACCGTGGTTTTGTTCAGCCGGACGACCTGCCCCGGCTGATGGCCTCGGCATCCGCGTTTGTCCTCCCGAGCCGCCACGAGCCCTGGGGCGTGGCGATCCACGAGGCGGCTGCCGCCGGCCTTCCGCTCATCTGCTCCACCGCCTGCGGCGCCACGACGAGCCTGCTGCAGGATGGCTACAACGGCTTCCTCGTCGAAGCCGGCGACGCCGGGCAGCTGGCGGACCGGATGCTTCGCATGGCATCGATGGCGCCGGCGGCGCGCGACGCGATGGGAGCGCGAAGCCACGAGCTGTCCCGCCAGTTCACCCCGGAACGCTGGGCCGACACGCTCCTGTCCGCCCTCGAAACGCACCCTCAGCCGGTAGCCGGAACGCCATGA
- a CDS encoding glycosyltransferase family 4 protein yields the protein QLARHLAQAGARVDVYHVLPHDAGADGKSDVFAGEHLPNIRLIPVERARPDRFPGHYVWESYRSSVAVWEALKSRLDVDFIYAQGFAGWETIRRKRMGAPVPPIGVNFHGFEMWQRPASARSRLEQWLLRPFVKWNVRHADATLLLGRSLESVFARMGVVPRHLVESPNGVTPEWLTPDAGRPEGPTRFVFIGRYERRKGIEELQEVIARMPASADYHFDFIGPIPDALRLDSPRVTYHGLLREEGVIRDILKRADILVCPSYAEGMPTVILEAMASGLAVIATDVGAVADLVSRDNGWIIPTGDVEALRDAVLDAIASRPAIASKRRASQERIRAAYLWNTVASDTLRRIEATLS from the coding sequence ACCAGCTCGCGCGGCATCTCGCGCAGGCCGGCGCGCGGGTCGACGTCTACCACGTCCTCCCGCATGACGCCGGCGCAGACGGAAAGAGCGATGTATTCGCCGGGGAGCACCTGCCGAACATCCGCCTCATCCCCGTCGAGCGCGCCCGTCCGGATCGATTTCCCGGGCACTATGTCTGGGAATCGTACCGGTCGTCGGTAGCCGTCTGGGAGGCGCTGAAGAGCCGGCTCGATGTGGATTTCATCTACGCGCAGGGCTTCGCCGGCTGGGAGACGATCCGCCGGAAACGGATGGGCGCACCCGTCCCGCCGATCGGGGTCAATTTCCACGGCTTCGAGATGTGGCAGCGGCCGGCATCGGCCCGGTCGCGGCTCGAGCAGTGGCTGCTGCGCCCCTTCGTAAAATGGAACGTGCGCCACGCCGACGCCACGCTGCTGCTCGGCCGCTCGCTCGAGTCCGTGTTCGCGCGTATGGGCGTCGTCCCCCGCCACCTGGTCGAATCCCCCAACGGCGTGACGCCCGAGTGGCTCACGCCCGACGCCGGCAGGCCCGAAGGCCCCACGCGCTTCGTATTCATCGGCCGCTACGAACGGCGCAAGGGCATCGAGGAACTGCAGGAAGTCATCGCCCGGATGCCGGCTTCGGCCGACTATCATTTCGATTTCATCGGGCCGATCCCGGATGCGCTACGTCTGGATTCGCCGCGCGTGACCTATCACGGGTTGCTGCGCGAGGAAGGGGTCATCCGCGACATCCTGAAACGGGCGGACATCCTCGTTTGCCCCAGTTACGCCGAGGGCATGCCGACCGTCATCCTCGAAGCGATGGCATCCGGCCTCGCCGTGATCGCCACCGATGTCGGGGCCGTGGCCGATCTCGTTTCGCGCGACAACGGCTGGATCATCCCGACCGGCGATGTCGAGGCGCTGCGCGATGCCGTGCTCGACGCCATCGCGTCCCGGCCGGCGATCGCATCCAAACGGCGCGCCAGCCAGGAGCGCATCCGTGCCGCCTATCTCTGGAACACCGTCGCCAGCGACACGCTGCGACGCATCGAGGCTACCCTCTCATGA
- a CDS encoding glycosyltransferase family 4 protein: protein MRDSMTLLFVNQHYYPDVAATGQKLTDLAEYLAARGHAVHILCSRGKYLAGALDAPARETRNGVHIRRTGRTSHGRSTHLRRLLDYAGFYARVLLHLLFGRRYDRVILLTTPPLLGVAGGLARRLRGQEYAIWSMDLHPDAEEALGMAPAGHPVTRLLHALNDFGYRNAAFVAALGPFMRARILARGVAPERVAILPMWDRKEAIYPVPPDENPLFDRFDLRDRCVVMYSGNAGLAHRFDEVLEAMLALRDHPDLYFLFAGDGPRKQDIIAFAERHRIRNFSYVDYVPREALVYSLNLADVHLLTLRREMAGIAVPCKLYGSMAAGKPTLMVGPEASEPAQAILDAGAGIVIDPDRAGGRTVDELIQALLALAERNDLRTAYGLRGREAFLAAFEMDVVCEAWARCLEGRVPAPETAVTAA from the coding sequence ATGCGCGATTCCATGACCCTGCTCTTCGTCAACCAGCATTACTACCCCGATGTCGCTGCGACCGGCCAGAAGCTGACCGACCTCGCCGAATACCTCGCGGCGCGCGGCCACGCGGTGCATATCCTGTGCAGCCGCGGCAAGTACCTGGCCGGCGCGCTGGACGCGCCCGCCCGCGAGACGCGCAACGGCGTGCACATCCGCCGCACCGGCCGGACGAGCCATGGTCGGTCCACGCACCTCCGCCGCCTCCTCGACTACGCCGGCTTCTACGCCCGGGTGCTGCTGCACCTGCTGTTCGGACGACGGTATGACCGCGTGATCCTGCTCACGACGCCGCCGCTGCTCGGCGTCGCCGGGGGGCTGGCGAGGCGGCTGCGGGGCCAGGAGTACGCCATCTGGTCGATGGACCTCCACCCCGACGCCGAGGAGGCCCTCGGGATGGCGCCGGCGGGCCACCCCGTCACCCGCCTGCTCCATGCGCTGAACGATTTCGGCTACCGCAACGCCGCCTTCGTCGCCGCGCTCGGGCCGTTCATGCGCGCCCGGATTCTGGCCCGAGGGGTCGCGCCGGAGCGCGTGGCCATCCTCCCGATGTGGGATCGCAAGGAAGCCATCTATCCGGTGCCGCCGGACGAAAACCCGCTTTTCGACCGCTTCGATCTGCGCGACCGCTGCGTGGTGATGTACTCCGGCAACGCCGGCCTCGCGCACCGGTTCGACGAGGTCCTGGAGGCCATGCTGGCCCTCCGCGATCACCCCGACCTGTATTTCCTGTTCGCCGGCGACGGCCCCCGCAAGCAGGACATCATCGCCTTCGCGGAGCGGCATCGCATCCGGAATTTCAGCTATGTGGACTACGTGCCGCGCGAAGCGCTCGTCTACTCCCTCAACCTCGCGGATGTCCATCTGCTGACGCTCCGGCGCGAAATGGCCGGGATCGCGGTCCCCTGCAAGCTCTACGGTAGCATGGCGGCGGGCAAACCCACCCTCATGGTGGGCCCCGAAGCTTCCGAGCCCGCACAGGCGATCCTCGACGCCGGCGCCGGCATCGTGATCGATCCCGACCGGGCGGGAGGTCGCACCGTGGACGAACTCATCCAGGCCCTTCTGGCGCTGGCCGAGCGGAATGACCTGCGCACGGCATACGGGTTGCGCGGACGCGAGGCCTTTCTCGCCGCCTTTGAAATGGACGTGGTCTGCGAGGCCTGGGCGCGATGCCTCGAGGGGCGCGTTCCGGCGCCCGAAACCGCCGTGACCGCGGCTTGA
- a CDS encoding acyltransferase, whose amino-acid sequence MKTYSIPDTLDPVVATPAAPRSTRLATALDMPWLLRTELRRLAALPFIRAGFAWHGLAWGDRWRILGMPVIQRHRGSRIELGAGLVLRCWPRTNPLMPHHPVVLSTRSAGARIRIGDDCGLTGTTLVAEERIDIGHRVLIGANTTIVDTDFHPITPEGRLQDLSNGKHRPVVIHDDVFIGMNCLILKGVTIGAGSVVGAGSVVSRDVPPRTLVAGNPATVIRRLA is encoded by the coding sequence ATGAAAACGTACTCGATCCCCGACACGCTTGACCCCGTCGTCGCGACGCCGGCGGCGCCCCGATCGACCCGCCTTGCCACGGCGCTCGACATGCCGTGGCTCCTCCGCACCGAACTGCGCCGGCTCGCGGCGCTGCCGTTCATCCGCGCCGGCTTCGCCTGGCACGGCCTCGCGTGGGGCGACCGGTGGCGCATCCTCGGCATGCCGGTCATTCAGCGGCACCGCGGCAGCCGCATCGAGCTGGGCGCCGGCCTGGTGCTCCGCTGCTGGCCGCGGACCAACCCGCTGATGCCGCACCACCCGGTCGTCCTCTCGACCCGCTCGGCCGGCGCGCGCATCCGGATCGGAGACGACTGCGGGCTGACGGGCACCACGCTCGTCGCCGAGGAACGCATCGACATCGGCCACCGCGTGCTGATCGGGGCGAACACGACGATCGTCGACACCGACTTCCACCCGATCACACCCGAAGGTCGGCTCCAGGATCTGTCCAACGGCAAACACCGGCCCGTCGTCATCCATGACGACGTCTTCATCGGGATGAACTGCCTCATTCTCAAGGGCGTGACCATCGGCGCCGGCAGCGTCGTAGGCGCCGGCAGCGTCGTCAGCCGCGACGTCCCGCCGCGGACGCTCGTCGCCGGCAACCCGGCCACCGTCATCCGTCGCCTCGCATAG